The following coding sequences lie in one Peribacillus frigoritolerans genomic window:
- a CDS encoding Glu/Leu/Phe/Val family dehydrogenase: MSTTVKEEKETASLLDSTQVVIKEALDKLGYSEEVFELLKEPLRMLTVRIPIKMDDNSTKIFTGYRAQHNDAVGPTKGGIRFHPEVDEEEVKALSMWMSLKCGIVNLPYGGGKGGIICDPRQMSIGELERLSRGYVRAISQIVGPTKDIPAPDVYTNSQIMAWMMDEYSRIREHDSPGFITGKPLVLGGSHGREKATAQGVTICIEEAAKRKGIELKGARIIVQGFGNAGSFLAKFMHDAGAKVIGISDAYGAIYKPDGLDIDYLLDKRDSFGTVTTLFDNTITNQELLEQDCDILVPAAISNQITKENAHLIKAQIVVEAANGPTTLEATKILTERNVLLVPDVLASSGGVTVSYFEWVQNNQGYYWEDAEVQTKLKELLVNSFNQVYEMSETRKVDMRLAAYMVGVRKMAEASIFRGWV, translated from the coding sequence TTGAGTACAACAGTCAAAGAAGAAAAAGAAACTGCCAGCTTGCTTGATTCAACACAGGTCGTAATCAAGGAGGCGCTGGATAAGCTTGGCTATTCTGAAGAAGTGTTCGAGCTTTTGAAGGAACCTCTTCGGATGCTGACCGTCCGCATTCCAATCAAGATGGATGACAATTCGACGAAGATTTTCACTGGATACCGTGCACAGCACAACGATGCTGTCGGTCCGACGAAAGGTGGAATCCGTTTTCATCCTGAAGTCGATGAGGAAGAAGTCAAGGCACTTTCAATGTGGATGAGTTTGAAATGCGGAATCGTGAATCTGCCATATGGCGGAGGAAAAGGCGGCATCATCTGTGATCCGCGCCAAATGTCCATCGGTGAATTGGAAAGGCTTAGCCGTGGATACGTTCGGGCAATCAGCCAAATAGTGGGGCCGACTAAAGATATTCCGGCCCCGGATGTTTATACGAATTCACAAATCATGGCATGGATGATGGACGAATACAGTAGAATAAGAGAACACGATTCGCCTGGTTTCATTACAGGCAAGCCACTGGTACTGGGTGGTTCACACGGTAGGGAAAAGGCGACGGCACAAGGTGTCACCATCTGTATCGAGGAAGCGGCAAAGCGTAAGGGCATAGAATTGAAAGGTGCACGCATCATCGTCCAAGGGTTTGGGAACGCAGGAAGCTTTTTGGCCAAATTCATGCATGATGCTGGTGCGAAAGTGATTGGCATATCGGACGCATATGGTGCCATCTATAAACCGGATGGTCTGGATATCGATTACTTACTTGATAAAAGGGATAGCTTTGGAACGGTAACGACACTATTCGATAATACAATCACCAATCAGGAACTTCTGGAACAAGATTGTGACATTTTAGTGCCTGCTGCCATTTCCAATCAAATCACCAAAGAAAATGCACATCTTATCAAAGCCCAAATTGTCGTGGAGGCAGCGAATGGACCTACCACTTTGGAGGCAACCAAGATCTTGACGGAACGCAATGTGCTTCTCGTACCTGATGTATTGGCAAGTTCAGGCGGTGTGACAGTTTCTTACTTTGAATGGGTTCAAAATAATCAAGGTTATTATTGGGAAGATGCAGAAGTCCAAACCAAATTAAAAGAGTTATTGGTCAATTCATTTAATCAAGTATATGAAATGTCCGAGACAAGAAAAGTGGATATGAGGCTGGCAGCATATATGGTGGGTGTCAGAAAAATGGCGGAAGCCTCGATATTCCGTGGCTGGGTGTAA
- a CDS encoding ornithine--oxo-acid transaminase, with the protein MTTLTEKLIEQTEQYGANNYNPLPIVISKAEGVWVEDPEGNKYMDMLSAYSAVNQGHRHPKIIDELKKQADRVTLTSRAFHSDKLGPWYEMVSRITQKDMALPMNTGAEAVETAIKAVRRWGYDVKGIAENQAEIIACIGNFHGRTMAAVSLSSDDEYRRGFGPMLPGIKLIPYGDLDALKEAITPQTAGFLIEPIQGEAGIIIPPQGFLKEAYDLCKENNVLFVSDEIQSGLGRSGKMFASDWDGVVPDMYILGKALGGGVFPISCVAANREILGVFNPGSHGSTFGGNPLACAVSIASLEVLEEEKLAERSLELGQYFMDSLKEIKNPMIKDIRGRGLFIGVELTEAARPYCEQLKEEKLLCKETHDTVIRFAPPLVITKEDLDWAIERIKKVLS; encoded by the coding sequence ATGACAACATTAACGGAAAAATTAATCGAGCAAACAGAACAATATGGTGCAAACAATTATAATCCACTTCCAATCGTCATTTCGAAGGCAGAAGGAGTTTGGGTGGAAGATCCTGAAGGCAACAAATATATGGATATGCTTAGTGCCTATTCAGCAGTGAACCAAGGCCACAGGCATCCGAAAATCATCGACGAATTAAAAAAACAAGCAGATCGCGTAACATTGACATCCCGTGCATTCCATAGTGATAAATTAGGACCATGGTATGAAATGGTTTCACGCATTACGCAAAAAGACATGGCACTGCCTATGAATACAGGTGCTGAAGCTGTTGAAACTGCAATTAAAGCTGTTAGACGCTGGGGTTATGATGTTAAGGGAATCGCAGAAAACCAAGCTGAAATCATTGCATGTATCGGGAACTTCCATGGCCGGACGATGGCAGCCGTGTCCTTGTCATCCGATGATGAATATAGAAGGGGCTTTGGACCGATGCTGCCAGGGATCAAGCTTATCCCTTACGGCGACCTTGATGCATTGAAAGAAGCGATTACACCGCAAACGGCTGGATTTTTAATCGAACCGATTCAAGGTGAAGCGGGAATCATCATACCGCCACAAGGATTCTTAAAAGAAGCTTACGACTTGTGTAAAGAAAATAATGTCCTATTCGTTTCTGATGAAATTCAGTCAGGACTTGGACGTTCAGGAAAAATGTTCGCCTCTGACTGGGATGGAGTAGTTCCGGATATGTACATTTTAGGTAAAGCGCTGGGCGGCGGGGTTTTCCCAATCTCTTGCGTAGCTGCAAACCGTGAAATCCTTGGCGTATTCAATCCTGGTTCCCATGGTTCTACATTCGGCGGCAATCCATTGGCATGTGCGGTTTCCATCGCTTCATTGGAAGTCCTTGAAGAAGAGAAGCTAGCTGAACGTTCATTGGAGCTTGGACAATACTTTATGGATAGTTTAAAAGAAATCAAGAATCCAATGATTAAAGATATCCGTGGCCGAGGCTTATTCATCGGAGTCGAATTAACGGAAGCAGCAAGACCTTATTGTGAGCAGCTTAAAGAAGAAAAATTGCTATGTAAAGAAACACATGATACAGTTATCCGTTTTGCTCCGCCATTAGTGATTACAAAAGAAGACTTGGATTGGGCAATCGAACGCATTAAAAAAGTTTTATCCTAA
- the pruA gene encoding L-glutamate gamma-semialdehyde dehydrogenase: MVQTYKHEPFTNFKIEENNKAFQAALNDVANDLGKKYPLIINGEKVFTDEVITSVNPANKEEVIGMVSKANKDLAEQAMQAADKTFQTWRKTKAEVRANILFRAAAIVRRRKHYFSALLVKEAGKPWNEADADTAEAIDFMEYYARQMLKLKDGIPVESRPIEHNAFNYIPLGVGVIISPWNFPFAIMAGMTTAALVSGNTVLLKPASTTPVIAAKFIEVLEEAGMPAGVVNFIPGSGAEVGDYLVDHPRTRFISFTGSRDVGIRIYERAAKVHEGQIWLKRVIAEMGGKDTIVVDKEADLELAAQSIVASAFGFSGQKCSACSRAVIVEDVYDQVLNRAIELTKEKTVGEPTDLNNFMGPVIDQAAYDKVMSYVEIGKEEGKIVTGGEGDNSKGFFIQPTIIADVDENARVMKEEIFGPVVAFCKAKDFNHAIEIANNTDYGLTGAVISNNIEHIEQAREDFHVGNLYFNRGCTGAIVGYQPFGGFNMSGTDSKAGGPDYLVLHLQGKTTSETL, encoded by the coding sequence ATGGTCCAAACATATAAACACGAACCATTTACTAATTTTAAAATCGAAGAAAACAATAAAGCTTTTCAAGCGGCATTGAATGATGTAGCTAATGATTTAGGGAAGAAATATCCGCTGATCATTAATGGTGAAAAAGTGTTTACTGATGAAGTCATTACCTCTGTAAACCCAGCAAATAAAGAAGAAGTTATTGGAATGGTATCCAAAGCGAATAAGGATCTTGCTGAGCAAGCGATGCAAGCGGCAGATAAGACATTCCAAACTTGGAGAAAAACGAAAGCGGAAGTGCGTGCAAATATTTTATTCAGGGCTGCAGCCATCGTACGGAGAAGAAAACACTATTTCTCGGCTCTATTGGTAAAAGAAGCAGGAAAGCCTTGGAATGAAGCGGATGCAGATACAGCGGAAGCGATCGACTTCATGGAATACTATGCACGTCAAATGCTGAAGCTTAAAGACGGCATACCAGTGGAAAGCCGTCCGATTGAACACAATGCTTTCAATTATATTCCGCTTGGTGTCGGTGTCATCATCTCACCTTGGAACTTCCCGTTTGCGATCATGGCAGGCATGACGACGGCAGCTCTTGTTTCAGGAAATACGGTCTTATTGAAACCGGCCAGTACAACACCGGTCATTGCAGCTAAATTCATCGAAGTGCTGGAAGAAGCGGGCATGCCTGCAGGAGTTGTGAACTTCATTCCAGGAAGCGGTGCCGAGGTTGGCGATTATTTGGTAGATCATCCTCGTACACGTTTCATCAGCTTTACCGGATCTCGTGATGTTGGAATCCGTATTTATGAGCGTGCGGCAAAAGTTCATGAAGGACAAATCTGGTTAAAACGTGTCATCGCTGAAATGGGCGGTAAAGATACGATCGTTGTTGATAAAGAGGCTGATCTGGAATTGGCGGCACAATCAATCGTCGCTTCTGCATTCGGATTCTCCGGTCAAAAATGTTCTGCTTGTTCACGTGCCGTAATAGTGGAAGATGTATATGACCAAGTCTTGAATCGTGCCATTGAATTAACGAAAGAAAAAACAGTCGGGGAACCAACAGACCTAAACAACTTCATGGGTCCGGTTATCGATCAAGCAGCTTACGACAAAGTCATGAGCTACGTTGAAATCGGTAAAGAAGAAGGGAAAATTGTTACAGGGGGAGAAGGAGACAATTCAAAAGGTTTCTTCATCCAGCCAACTATCATTGCCGATGTGGATGAGAATGCACGTGTCATGAAAGAAGAAATTTTCGGACCAGTTGTTGCATTCTGTAAGGCAAAAGATTTCAATCATGCAATCGAGATTGCCAATAACACGGATTATGGATTAACGGGTGCGGTCATCTCTAACAACATTGAACATATCGAACAAGCGCGTGAGGATTTCCACGTAGGTAACTTGTACTTCAATCGCGGCTGTACCGGTGCCATTGTAGGATACCAGCCATTTGGCGGATTCAATATGTCAGGTACAGATTCAAAAGCGGGCGGTCCTGATTATTTAGTTCTTCATCTTCAAGGTAAAACAACATCTGAAACGCTATAA